A region from the Muribaculum gordoncarteri genome encodes:
- a CDS encoding hybrid sensor histidine kinase/response regulator transcription factor, producing the protein MLRIIIISIILLFGIVSHAQRLRTYDYAELTCGRINAMAQDSDGFIWIATENGLNRFDGWKMKYYLSDQNDSTALCNNFVGMIYVDNDDRLWVGSGSGLQRYSSYSDAFENVNFTGGEKPSVMAMKELSNGEMWAVTNGYGIYRINPVDMRADRLTEINSMFDSEFMLTITEDSYKRIWITTNNQRIFYITPDRSKIVSVNSPGMIQNITVDILGNIWCATRDDIYYWDEAKSHFCKIELTGTTIKNISEIISLCDGTLYIVTRNSGVWQLKDKQQCPTIYFHEWSYSADNLYKCLFDSKNRLWLGYHKSGIAQLSSNPFRFSFEDITPSIDQYLTGIAEDSAGRIWVSTNDGNMRCYTPDMHLVNSLSIGKSITGMTIDHDDMIWTVSSDGIINRVRKDGSVAETYEVNNRSYLSNVIEGNDRRMYVATIGSGFLQIANGKIVNAITSNTQLATDKSLYNDYIMTLYCDSNGFIWIGHCDGIDCYDPYNNRMLDLDCSEALKSHVVYALASDHYGRMWIGTSKGMYVYDVNKSKLAHYYMSDGLPSNMVCGLNVADNGDVWFSTYKGLGKLNASTGAINAYISGNGLVDTEYIKSVYLKSSTGRMYFGGLRGVSYFIPDVVLPGSEPGCPVLTNLYINNEQISADTYINGNRVADNNWSECSQINLDLEHNSLVLEFSTFSFDDRETIQFEFRIPEINDSWQTLLIGDNKVMCNYLPSGKYHLEVRANENGVYSPVRKFNISIAPPWYASNTAIIMYLFLVIALISLTLYVYKRQLNRKKKEEVHEERFRSFINIAHELRSPLSLIVSPLSSLIKSETDSKKKKALITMSRSASRIENLVNQILDIRKIEKGQMKLGFIKTDVVILVKNIVDEFEYVAAERHITLSFEHDKESLFLWIDPHNFDKIIINLIANAFKFTPDNGIIKVTITSDEQEAKIIVEDSGIGLDEGKINKIFERFYQASNETAGYGIGLHLTKMLVDLHHGRLTAENRKEENGSRFIVIVPCGKGHLSEKEIINPIQTNALHERPVILRDNIVQVEKPNSHSIKRKPRLLIVDDDEDILMYLQTNMSIEYKVLTAKDGIEAFNIAQTSGVDLIVSDVMMPRMDGFELLKRLKSNSRTSIIPIILLTTRAEYETRIKGWDIGAEAFISKPFKLEELLLLCENLINGRIKLKGRLSVDKDIQEKIQPLKMKSNDDIFMDKLTAVINENISNSDFKIEDLADNIGMSRVTLHRRIKNLTGISPVEFVRNIRLAQAAKLLRSCDTNISQVAYAVGFSNPGVFSTAFKNLYGYTPSDYAELSEEQVNILNNTENSYESAIDN; encoded by the coding sequence ATGTTACGCATCATTATTATATCTATAATACTATTATTTGGTATCGTATCGCACGCTCAGCGTCTGCGCACCTATGACTATGCTGAGTTGACGTGTGGAAGAATCAATGCGATGGCGCAGGACTCTGACGGTTTTATATGGATTGCCACAGAGAATGGACTCAACCGTTTTGACGGATGGAAAATGAAGTACTATCTGTCCGACCAAAATGACTCGACCGCACTGTGCAATAATTTCGTAGGGATGATTTATGTCGATAATGATGATCGGTTATGGGTAGGAAGCGGCAGTGGATTACAACGTTATTCTTCCTACTCTGATGCGTTTGAGAATGTCAACTTCACCGGAGGAGAGAAACCGTCAGTTATGGCTATGAAAGAGCTGTCAAACGGCGAAATGTGGGCTGTGACCAATGGCTATGGCATCTATCGGATCAACCCTGTTGATATGAGAGCCGATCGATTGACTGAAATCAACAGCATGTTTGACTCGGAGTTCATGCTCACAATTACCGAAGACAGCTATAAGCGTATCTGGATAACAACCAACAATCAAAGAATATTCTACATCACACCCGACCGCAGTAAAATAGTATCGGTAAACAGTCCGGGAATGATTCAGAACATAACAGTCGACATATTAGGTAATATTTGGTGTGCGACTCGAGACGATATATATTATTGGGACGAGGCCAAATCGCACTTCTGTAAAATAGAACTCACAGGAACAACAATCAAAAATATAAGCGAAATAATATCGTTGTGTGATGGAACTTTGTATATAGTAACCCGTAACAGCGGTGTGTGGCAACTCAAAGACAAGCAACAGTGTCCGACTATTTATTTCCATGAATGGTCATACAGTGCAGACAATCTTTACAAGTGTCTCTTTGATAGCAAGAATCGTTTATGGCTTGGCTATCATAAATCAGGAATTGCCCAACTCTCATCAAATCCGTTCAGATTTTCCTTTGAGGATATCACGCCGAGCATAGACCAATATCTTACCGGTATTGCAGAAGATTCTGCCGGAAGAATTTGGGTCTCGACTAATGACGGTAATATGCGTTGCTATACCCCAGACATGCATTTGGTCAACAGTTTAAGTATAGGCAAATCTATAACCGGCATGACTATAGACCATGATGATATGATATGGACGGTATCATCAGACGGAATTATAAACAGGGTCCGTAAGGATGGAAGCGTTGCTGAGACATACGAGGTAAACAATAGATCTTACCTGAGCAACGTGATTGAAGGAAATGACAGGCGCATGTATGTAGCGACCATAGGAAGTGGTTTTCTGCAGATAGCGAATGGAAAAATAGTCAATGCGATAACTAGCAATACGCAGCTTGCCACTGACAAGTCTTTGTATAATGATTACATAATGACACTTTACTGTGATTCCAACGGGTTTATATGGATAGGACATTGCGATGGCATCGATTGCTATGACCCGTATAATAACCGCATGCTTGACTTAGATTGCAGTGAAGCACTCAAATCGCACGTCGTCTACGCATTAGCGAGCGATCACTACGGTCGGATGTGGATCGGTACAAGTAAGGGGATGTATGTGTATGATGTAAACAAAAGTAAGTTGGCACACTACTATATGTCGGATGGATTGCCGAGTAATATGGTGTGTGGTTTGAACGTTGCCGATAACGGCGACGTATGGTTCTCGACCTATAAGGGACTTGGTAAGCTAAATGCTTCAACAGGTGCGATTAACGCGTATATCTCAGGCAACGGACTGGTCGATACAGAGTATATCAAATCAGTGTACTTGAAATCCTCGACTGGCAGGATGTATTTTGGTGGACTCAGAGGGGTGTCTTACTTTATACCAGATGTTGTACTGCCAGGCAGTGAACCCGGCTGTCCGGTACTAACCAATCTCTATATTAACAACGAACAAATTTCTGCAGATACTTATATTAATGGTAACCGGGTCGCAGATAACAACTGGAGTGAGTGCTCTCAGATAAATCTTGACCTTGAGCACAACTCCTTGGTACTGGAATTTTCGACATTTAGTTTTGATGACAGGGAGACAATACAGTTTGAATTTCGGATACCTGAGATTAATGACAGCTGGCAGACTTTGTTAATTGGCGACAACAAGGTAATGTGCAACTACTTACCATCGGGTAAGTATCATCTGGAAGTGCGTGCTAACGAGAATGGCGTTTACTCACCAGTGCGAAAATTCAATATCTCGATAGCCCCTCCATGGTATGCATCCAACACGGCTATAATCATGTATTTATTTCTGGTGATAGCGTTAATATCGTTAACACTGTATGTGTACAAACGCCAGCTTAATCGAAAGAAAAAGGAGGAAGTACACGAGGAACGTTTTCGGTCGTTTATCAACATAGCCCATGAACTTCGATCACCCTTGTCTCTTATTGTCAGTCCACTTTCTTCATTGATTAAGTCCGAGACCGACAGCAAGAAAAAAAAGGCTCTAATTACTATGTCGCGTAGTGCGTCGAGAATTGAAAATCTTGTGAATCAAATCCTGGATATAAGAAAGATTGAAAAAGGGCAGATGAAACTTGGGTTTATCAAGACTGATGTCGTCATTCTTGTGAAGAACATTGTTGATGAGTTTGAGTATGTAGCAGCCGAACGTCATATCACCTTATCATTTGAACATGACAAGGAGTCTCTTTTCCTTTGGATTGACCCTCACAATTTTGATAAAATCATTATCAACCTTATTGCGAATGCATTTAAATTCACTCCGGACAATGGAATAATCAAGGTAACTATTACGTCTGATGAACAAGAAGCCAAAATCATAGTTGAGGATTCCGGAATAGGATTAGATGAAGGGAAAATAAATAAGATTTTCGAACGCTTTTATCAAGCGTCAAATGAAACGGCAGGTTATGGAATTGGACTTCATCTCACCAAAATGCTGGTAGACCTTCACCATGGAAGACTTACTGCGGAGAACCGAAAAGAAGAGAACGGTAGCCGTTTCATTGTCATAGTCCCTTGCGGGAAAGGACACTTGTCTGAAAAAGAAATTATTAACCCCATTCAAACTAATGCATTGCATGAACGTCCTGTGATACTCAGAGATAATATTGTCCAGGTTGAAAAACCAAACAGTCATTCAATCAAACGCAAACCGCGGTTACTTATCGTGGATGACGATGAGGATATACTTATGTACTTACAGACCAATATGTCTATTGAATATAAAGTATTAACGGCTAAAGATGGTATCGAGGCTTTCAACATAGCCCAGACTTCGGGTGTAGATCTGATTGTTTCAGATGTCATGATGCCTCGCATGGATGGTTTTGAACTTTTGAAACGATTGAAATCCAACTCACGCACCTCTATCATACCGATTATCTTGCTTACCACAAGAGCTGAATATGAGACACGGATCAAGGGTTGGGATATAGGAGCAGAAGCCTTTATCTCAAAACCATTTAAGTTGGAGGAACTTCTTCTTTTGTGTGAAAATCTAATAAATGGTCGTATAAAATTAAAAGGTAGATTGTCAGTAGATAAAGATATCCAAGAGAAAATACAGCCATTAAAGATGAAAAGCAATGATGACATATTTATGGATAAACTCACTGCAGTCATCAATGAGAATATCTCAAATTCGGATTTTAAGATTGAAGATCTGGCAGACAATATAGGCATGAGCCGTGTCACTCTGCACCGAAGAATTAAGAATCTCACCGGCATTTCTCCGGTGGAGTTTGTACGTAACATCCGGCTTGCACAGGCAGCAAAATTGTTGCGCTCATGTGACACAAATATTTCACAAGTTGCCTATGCGGTAGGATTTTCTAATCCTGGTGTATTCTCCACTGCTTTCAAAAACCTATATGGATATACACCTTCTGATTATGCCGAGTTATCAGAAGAACAAGTAAATATTCTTAATAATACCGAAAATTCATATGAATCTGCTATCGACAACTAA
- a CDS encoding glycoside hydrolase family 31 protein, with amino-acid sequence MAVIAIFSSSGLLAQKIDFYTPGIVRVTRDNGEDASKNVSLVVTATPENVAVVKKSEDGKTVYTTDQLTVTVENGKVSFADSKGNLLMTEGEYAFTPRHTGPDRNSYKVKQTFSVEPDEAIYGIGMLQNGKLNQRGEQRRMEQANTEDYAHFYQSVKGYGVYWDNYSPTFISVPENGMAGELVLESEVGDIIDYYFIYGGDADGVIAGMRHLSGKVPMAPLWTYGFHQSRERYATQSELLEVVDKYRDLKIPYDGIVQDWEYWGSPFLWNAMEFLAEGFPEPQKMIDHVHDQNAHISVSVWQSFGIGTKPYRELARKGHLLDFETFPPSGLPGWPPRDDYPSGSRVYDAYSAEARDIYWKNLSRLHRMGVDCWWMDSTDPDFYNENDRDLDVPTALGSLRSVRNAYPLMTVEGVYNHQRDVDSTKRAFIFTRSYFAGQQRTGANTWSGDVASSWDAMRKQIPVCLNFTLTANPNVHSDISGFLAHDYNTNGWASAKDNPQFRELYVRWMQLGAFMTMMRSHGTGAPREIYLYGKKGEPVYDALVDAVKLRYRFLPYIYSHAWQVSKNDDSFMRALFMDFKNDKKTWDINDEFMFGRNLLVCPIGRALFTPEEIDRSGKFAEVDWNAAKTYDVYLPEGIRWYDFWTGELFDGGQTIAADAPISRCPLYVKEGSILPLGPDVQYANENKYDNIDIVVYPGKDASFLLYEDEGDNYNYEKGKYSTIPLKWNDKAKRLTIGKRSGSFDGMPLSRKFNVKIVGDDKVREIRYNGNQISVK; translated from the coding sequence ATGGCTGTAATCGCCATTTTTTCTTCGTCAGGCTTACTGGCGCAGAAAATTGACTTCTATACCCCTGGTATAGTGAGAGTTACAAGAGATAATGGAGAGGATGCTTCTAAGAATGTATCTCTTGTAGTCACTGCTACTCCTGAAAATGTTGCAGTAGTAAAAAAATCAGAGGATGGTAAAACTGTATATACTACAGACCAGCTCACAGTCACAGTGGAAAACGGTAAGGTGTCTTTTGCCGACTCAAAAGGTAATCTCTTGATGACCGAAGGCGAATATGCTTTCACGCCTCGCCATACTGGTCCTGACCGTAATTCTTATAAGGTAAAGCAAACATTCTCGGTAGAACCTGACGAGGCTATATACGGTATCGGTATGCTTCAAAACGGCAAACTGAATCAGCGCGGCGAGCAACGTCGTATGGAACAGGCTAATACCGAGGACTATGCTCACTTCTATCAGAGTGTCAAAGGTTACGGCGTATACTGGGATAATTATTCTCCAACGTTCATATCGGTACCCGAAAATGGCATGGCCGGTGAACTTGTTCTCGAATCGGAAGTCGGTGATATCATAGACTACTATTTCATCTACGGCGGCGACGCCGACGGTGTAATAGCCGGTATGCGTCATCTTTCTGGTAAAGTGCCTATGGCTCCCCTTTGGACCTATGGTTTTCATCAGAGCCGCGAACGCTATGCAACACAATCTGAATTACTTGAGGTTGTGGATAAATATCGCGACCTGAAAATCCCCTATGATGGTATCGTACAGGACTGGGAATACTGGGGCAGTCCTTTCCTTTGGAATGCAATGGAATTCCTTGCAGAAGGTTTTCCCGAACCTCAGAAGATGATCGATCATGTACATGATCAGAATGCTCATATAAGCGTATCTGTATGGCAGTCTTTTGGCATAGGTACAAAACCTTATCGCGAACTGGCTCGCAAAGGTCACCTGCTTGATTTTGAGACATTCCCTCCCAGTGGTCTCCCAGGCTGGCCTCCTCGCGATGATTATCCCAGCGGTTCAAGAGTCTATGACGCGTATAGCGCTGAAGCCCGTGACATATATTGGAAAAATCTCTCACGTCTCCACCGTATGGGTGTTGATTGCTGGTGGATGGACTCTACCGATCCCGATTTCTATAACGAAAACGACCGCGACCTTGATGTGCCGACGGCGCTCGGATCACTGCGATCGGTGCGCAATGCATATCCTCTTATGACTGTAGAGGGCGTGTACAACCATCAGCGCGATGTCGACAGCACCAAGCGCGCATTTATCTTTACGCGTTCCTATTTTGCTGGTCAGCAGCGCACAGGTGCCAATACATGGAGTGGCGACGTAGCTTCGTCATGGGATGCAATGCGTAAGCAAATACCTGTGTGCCTGAACTTTACCCTGACTGCTAATCCAAATGTTCATTCAGACATAAGTGGTTTCCTTGCCCACGACTACAATACAAATGGTTGGGCTTCAGCAAAAGATAATCCTCAGTTCCGAGAACTATATGTAAGATGGATGCAGCTTGGCGCATTCATGACAATGATGCGAAGCCATGGTACAGGAGCTCCCCGTGAAATATATCTCTATGGAAAAAAGGGAGAACCTGTTTATGACGCCCTTGTAGATGCTGTAAAACTACGCTATCGTTTCCTACCGTATATATATAGCCACGCCTGGCAAGTGTCAAAAAATGATGATTCGTTCATGAGAGCTCTCTTCATGGACTTTAAAAACGATAAAAAAACATGGGATATAAACGATGAATTTATGTTTGGCCGCAATCTGCTGGTTTGTCCTATAGGCAGAGCGCTCTTTACTCCTGAAGAGATCGACCGTTCCGGGAAATTCGCAGAAGTTGACTGGAATGCCGCCAAGACCTATGATGTATATCTTCCCGAAGGAATACGCTGGTATGATTTCTGGACAGGAGAGCTGTTTGACGGCGGGCAGACTATTGCTGCCGATGCACCTATTTCAAGATGTCCGTTATATGTTAAGGAGGGTAGTATTCTCCCATTAGGTCCTGACGTACAGTATGCCAATGAAAACAAATACGATAATATTGACATAGTCGTATATCCCGGAAAAGATGCTTCATTCCTGCTTTATGAGGACGAGGGTGACAATTATAATTACGAAAAGGGCAAATATTCTACTATTCCCTTGAAATGGAATGATAAAGCCAAGAGGCTTACAATAGGCAAACGCAGTGGATCTTTTGACGGCATGCCTCTCTCTCGCAAGTTTAATGTAAAGATTGTCGGTGATGATAAAGTCAGAGAGATACGCTACAACGGAAATCAGATTTCAGTGAAATAA
- a CDS encoding glycoside hydrolase family 2 protein, whose amino-acid sequence MNRLRYIFSICVVMLTPAFVINARSNISAINSTQRKQLIDDAWQFTLVQNDKGEQVPTSFQMVDLPHDWSILNDFTKGAAMGNDGGYLPAGKGLYKKTLVATNDDIGKGRHMLYLEGAYMDAHVFVNDSLVGHRPYGYSSVLYDLSSYLKPGENELSISVDNSQQRNARWYTGSGIYRHVWLLNLPNTHVKPWSVYITTPKVEKYRSTVKASFDVNGQSDGFTASVYIKNSDGKLLYETNTPINSESNNVEFKDVPLELWDIDSPYIYTLEICLKDKDGNIIDTIDETFGVRKIEYSVSEGFKLNDRPVLLTGACVHSDNGLIGARSYDAAEAHKVKMLKEAGFNAVRTSHNHPAPSFLDECDRQGILVIDEAFDGWRWEKKPFDYSKHIDQWWDADIKSLVLRDRNHPSIICWSIGNEVIERKQIEVVKTAKKLADLCRELDPTRPVTSALCTWDHEWDIFDPLAAELDIVGYNYLMHKAEDDHNRVPDRIMWQTESYPRDAFDNWSRTANLPYVIGDFVWTGIDYLGESGIGKYYYAGENNTEFFVSDQWPWHSSYCGDIDLIYQRKPISHYREILYSDKPSLFMYVKEPEGYYGSINESMWGTYPSWESWTWPGYEGKPIEIEVITKFPAVRLYVNGSEYDTKKVTYDTKYKAVFSVPYEAGNIKSVALDKNGDETDYLSIMETAGNPVAVKLTANRNILTANNQDLIFVLAEVVDKNGNLVPIADNEITFSVLGEGELIGSGSADPKSTQGYHHPNHKAWKGKVGAVIKSTGKPGNVIIKAEAIGLKVAQIKLKSLRQK is encoded by the coding sequence ATGAATAGATTAAGATATATTTTCTCGATTTGTGTGGTTATGCTTACACCGGCATTTGTAATCAATGCCAGATCAAACATTTCTGCAATAAACTCTACGCAAAGAAAACAACTGATTGACGATGCGTGGCAATTCACCCTTGTACAAAACGATAAAGGAGAGCAGGTGCCAACCAGTTTCCAGATGGTTGATCTACCTCATGACTGGAGTATATTGAATGACTTTACCAAAGGCGCTGCCATGGGTAATGACGGCGGGTACCTTCCTGCTGGTAAGGGTTTGTATAAGAAAACATTGGTAGCAACAAACGATGATATAGGCAAAGGTAGACATATGCTGTATCTTGAGGGAGCGTATATGGACGCCCATGTCTTTGTAAACGATTCATTAGTAGGCCATAGACCGTATGGATATTCATCTGTGTTATATGACCTTTCCTCATATCTCAAACCGGGCGAGAATGAGCTGTCGATTTCTGTAGACAATTCACAACAAAGAAACGCACGATGGTACACAGGTTCGGGAATATATCGTCATGTGTGGCTGTTGAATCTGCCAAACACGCATGTAAAGCCATGGTCGGTTTATATCACCACGCCCAAGGTAGAGAAATATAGATCCACAGTCAAGGCTTCGTTTGATGTAAACGGTCAATCCGACGGATTCACAGCAAGTGTTTATATAAAGAATTCCGATGGCAAACTTCTATATGAAACCAATACCCCTATAAACAGTGAGTCAAACAACGTAGAGTTTAAAGATGTCCCCTTAGAGCTTTGGGATATTGACTCTCCATATATTTACACGTTGGAAATTTGTCTTAAAGACAAAGATGGAAACATAATTGATACTATTGACGAAACTTTCGGCGTGAGAAAGATTGAATACTCGGTATCTGAAGGGTTCAAATTAAATGATAGACCGGTATTGTTGACTGGTGCGTGTGTACATAGTGATAACGGACTTATCGGAGCAAGAAGCTATGACGCTGCAGAAGCCCACAAGGTTAAAATGCTTAAGGAGGCTGGATTCAATGCCGTTCGTACGAGCCATAATCATCCGGCACCGTCATTTCTTGACGAGTGTGACCGTCAGGGAATCCTCGTTATTGACGAAGCTTTTGATGGATGGCGTTGGGAGAAAAAACCGTTTGATTATTCCAAACACATTGATCAGTGGTGGGACGCCGACATTAAGTCTCTCGTGCTCCGTGATAGAAATCACCCGTCCATAATATGCTGGAGTATCGGCAATGAAGTAATAGAGCGTAAGCAGATTGAAGTTGTGAAGACTGCTAAAAAACTTGCTGACCTTTGCCGGGAACTCGACCCGACACGTCCTGTGACAAGTGCACTGTGTACCTGGGACCATGAGTGGGACATTTTCGACCCTTTGGCAGCCGAGCTTGACATAGTAGGTTATAATTATCTAATGCATAAGGCCGAAGATGATCATAATCGTGTGCCCGACAGAATCATGTGGCAGACGGAGTCTTATCCCCGCGATGCTTTTGACAACTGGAGTAGAACTGCGAACCTTCCTTATGTGATAGGTGATTTCGTATGGACCGGAATTGACTATTTGGGCGAATCAGGAATAGGAAAGTATTATTATGCAGGTGAAAATAATACCGAATTTTTTGTAAGTGATCAATGGCCCTGGCATTCTTCATATTGTGGAGATATCGACCTGATATATCAGCGCAAGCCTATATCTCACTATCGAGAAATTCTTTATAGTGATAAGCCTTCATTATTCATGTATGTGAAGGAGCCAGAGGGGTATTATGGCTCTATAAATGAAAGTATGTGGGGAACTTATCCTTCATGGGAAAGCTGGACATGGCCCGGATATGAAGGTAAGCCTATAGAAATAGAAGTTATTACCAAATTCCCTGCTGTAAGACTTTATGTGAATGGCTCAGAATATGATACCAAAAAAGTAACATATGACACAAAGTATAAAGCAGTATTCAGCGTGCCCTATGAGGCGGGTAATATAAAATCTGTAGCCCTGGATAAAAATGGCGATGAGACTGATTATTTATCAATCATGGAAACAGCCGGGAATCCAGTGGCTGTCAAGCTTACCGCAAATAGAAATATCCTTACAGCTAACAACCAGGATCTTATATTTGTGTTGGCAGAGGTCGTTGATAAAAATGGGAATTTAGTCCCTATTGCCGACAATGAAATAACTTTTTCAGTGCTTGGTGAAGGAGAATTGATTGGATCTGGAAGTGCAGACCCCAAATCAACTCAGGGCTATCATCACCCAAACCATAAAGCATGGAAAGGGAAAGTCGGTGCTGTAATTAAGTCTACCGGTAAGCCCGGTAATGTTATTATTAAGGCTGAAGCCATAGGTCTTAAGGTTGCACAAATAAAACTCAAGTCACTACGACAGAAATGA
- a CDS encoding glycoside hydrolase family 97 N-terminal domain-containing protein — MYSVDYDGKRFIQDSPLGMKTNIGDYTDGLSISGNPVIEKITDSDSLPNIKKSEVNYNANKGELTFAKGETPVFDFKLSANICLYC, encoded by the coding sequence GTGTATTCTGTTGATTATGACGGAAAACGTTTTATACAGGACTCCCCGCTTGGCATGAAAACCAATATCGGTGACTACACAGATGGGCTTTCCATTTCAGGAAATCCTGTTATTGAAAAGATAACAGACTCAGATTCTCTTCCCAACATAAAAAAGAGTGAGGTAAACTATAATGCTAACAAGGGGGAACTGACTTTTGCCAAAGGGGAAACGCCTGTGTTCGATTTCAAATTATCGGCAAATATATGTCTATATTGTTAA
- a CDS encoding relaxase/mobilization nuclease domain-containing protein: protein MIATILPSSTCFHAVGYNERKVAKGSAHLLEMKNFDAVEMLGHHTPDDLVAYLENYSSKNPRIKKAQFHMAFSCRGHEKTEQELLDFAHEYLREMGYGEEGQLLLVYGHTDTDNTHIHIITSRVAPDGRKIDHNHERVRSQRVVERLLGNDINEKAHRDMEEALSYKFASITQFKALMNSLGYECYDNEGVVSIKRGGAVCLKIPLEEISSHYRSTTFDRQRRRQLRAIFAKYRDLTANKKELADELKRKFGIELVFFGKKDSPYGYMIIDHNKKAVINGGKIYPIKELLDFATPDERFARIDSQIDAQLANDPKITIGELNDILSRQYKAYVKQGQIWRGRDSRPLRSHMWEALRRNNRIQWVESFAPATEAERDFLCSIGKVTVPHMVEINGTRTTQYNNRLSDLRSIFDSSTGYIHRQTLRSAGFTIRDIEGEMYAFDMKARVLINLENEGFDIRRLQFVKNPVEDKKQNAAVRRKPGSGIRKPHDVESGQGQNREWEVGYKGDYDRIDDESSIKR from the coding sequence ATGATAGCGACAATACTTCCTTCAAGCACCTGCTTCCATGCAGTCGGATATAATGAACGCAAGGTAGCCAAAGGCTCGGCACATCTGCTGGAAATGAAAAATTTTGATGCGGTCGAAATGTTGGGACACCATACCCCCGACGACCTCGTCGCCTATCTTGAAAATTACTCTTCCAAAAATCCGAGAATCAAGAAAGCGCAGTTCCACATGGCGTTTTCATGCCGGGGACACGAAAAGACGGAACAGGAACTTCTGGACTTCGCCCATGAATATCTCCGGGAGATGGGATATGGAGAAGAAGGACAGCTCCTGCTGGTTTACGGACATACCGATACTGACAACACACATATACATATAATAACATCGCGTGTGGCACCGGACGGTCGCAAGATAGACCATAACCATGAACGGGTAAGGTCGCAACGTGTGGTCGAGCGGTTGCTTGGAAACGACATTAACGAGAAAGCACACAGGGATATGGAAGAAGCCTTGTCTTATAAATTCGCATCCATCACACAGTTCAAGGCTCTTATGAACTCGCTCGGTTATGAGTGTTACGACAATGAGGGAGTGGTATCCATAAAACGTGGCGGTGCCGTGTGTCTTAAAATACCGCTGGAGGAAATCAGCTCACATTACCGTTCAACGACATTCGACCGCCAGCGCAGGAGACAGCTCCGCGCCATATTCGCCAAATACCGAGACCTGACCGCCAACAAGAAAGAACTCGCCGATGAACTGAAAAGGAAATTCGGTATCGAGCTTGTGTTTTTCGGAAAGAAAGATTCTCCATACGGCTATATGATAATCGACCATAACAAGAAAGCTGTCATCAACGGAGGCAAGATATATCCGATAAAGGAGCTGCTGGATTTTGCGACACCTGATGAACGGTTCGCAAGAATAGACTCACAAATCGACGCCCAGTTAGCAAATGATCCAAAAATCACCATCGGCGAGCTTAACGACATACTGAGCCGCCAGTACAAAGCCTATGTGAAACAAGGGCAGATATGGCGAGGCAGAGACAGCCGTCCTCTCCGTTCCCATATGTGGGAGGCTCTGAGACGCAACAACCGTATTCAATGGGTGGAGTCATTCGCTCCGGCAACGGAAGCGGAGCGGGACTTTCTCTGTTCGATCGGAAAGGTGACTGTGCCCCACATGGTGGAAATCAACGGGACAAGGACAACACAATACAATAATCGGCTGTCAGATCTGAGAAGCATATTTGACAGCAGCACAGGTTATATACACCGTCAGACACTCCGCAGTGCAGGATTTACAATCCGGGATATTGAGGGAGAAATGTATGCCTTTGACATGAAAGCCCGCGTCCTTATAAATCTTGAAAACGAGGGCTTCGATATAAGACGGCTCCAGTTTGTCAAGAATCCCGTCGAGGACAAAAAACAAAACGCGGCCGTCAGACGAAAGCCCGGTTCCGGAATAAGGAAGCCGCATGACGTGGAGTCAGGTCAAGGCCAGAACAGGGAATGGGAAGTAGGCTACAAAGGGGACTATGACAGGATAGATGATGAGTCCTCGATAAAACGATAG